The following proteins are co-located in the Lacticaseibacillus paracasei subsp. paracasei genome:
- a CDS encoding IS30 family transposase, producing the protein MAIITLIERSQIELMQHHTIQYIAATLGRSRISIRHELHRCPEGDYCAIIAQDHADTCRHRCGRHSILTPKLKRMVTEKLNLGWSPEMVGYAVHCAPHTIYHWIYQRQVDFQPSQLFDHGKRHKRRQDLRSRYNQAVGTSIEIRSESANRRTEKGHLEMDTVRGGRGSKAAVLTIVDRVTRLMATTKLENLSQNAVLKGFARLMVDFPGPVRSVTVDHGKEFSCDQALTKRYRIPVYFCHAYHPNERGTNERFNRELRYYFPKGTQFDQVSETDIQQATALINNKPRKCLRWQTPVQAVSKPLSRW; encoded by the coding sequence ATGGCCATTATAACCTTAATTGAACGATCTCAGATAGAACTGATGCAACACCACACGATTCAATACATCGCCGCGACCTTAGGCCGCTCTCGTATTTCTATTAGGCATGAGCTTCACCGTTGCCCTGAAGGTGATTACTGCGCCATTATAGCTCAGGATCATGCCGATACTTGTCGGCATCGTTGTGGTCGGCACTCGATTTTAACGCCTAAGTTGAAGCGGATGGTAACTGAGAAGCTAAACCTAGGTTGGTCCCCTGAAATGGTCGGTTATGCCGTTCACTGTGCGCCACACACGATTTACCACTGGATTTATCAAAGACAAGTCGATTTTCAGCCAAGCCAACTCTTTGATCACGGTAAACGTCATAAAAGAAGACAAGACCTTCGGTCGCGCTATAACCAAGCAGTAGGCACCTCAATTGAGATTCGCAGTGAGTCAGCTAATCGGCGAACCGAAAAAGGACATTTAGAGATGGATACAGTTCGCGGTGGTCGCGGGTCAAAGGCTGCTGTTTTGACCATTGTCGATCGGGTGACACGTTTAATGGCGACAACTAAGCTTGAAAACTTATCACAAAATGCTGTTCTCAAGGGATTTGCAAGACTGATGGTGGACTTTCCGGGTCCGGTTCGATCAGTGACGGTTGATCACGGTAAAGAGTTTTCCTGCGATCAGGCGCTTACAAAGCGCTATCGGATACCGGTTTACTTTTGCCACGCCTATCACCCGAATGAACGGGGCACAAATGAACGGTTCAATCGAGAACTTCGCTACTATTTCCCGAAGGGAACACAGTTTGATCAGGTTTCAGAGACCGATATTCAACAAGCCACAGCGCTTATCAATAACAAACCTAGAAAATGTCTCCGTTGGCAAACCCCAGTTCAAGCAGTGAGCAAGCCTCTTTCTAGGTGGTAA
- a CDS encoding fluoride efflux transporter FluC yields MVILIGIGAGLGAVCRYGITVLGKMFWPGKPLATLLINVLGSLLAGLLVGLPTLSGFRLFLLPGFCGGFTTFSTFMADAFILIKNRQWSMAIFYYVGTVVAGMVAVVVGMMTSGILFA; encoded by the coding sequence ATGGTGATCTTAATTGGTATCGGAGCCGGCCTCGGTGCTGTTTGCCGGTACGGTATAACCGTATTAGGGAAAATGTTCTGGCCCGGCAAGCCGTTGGCGACGCTACTCATCAATGTGCTGGGTTCATTGCTGGCCGGACTTTTAGTTGGCTTACCAACGCTCTCAGGGTTTCGCCTGTTCCTACTGCCCGGCTTTTGCGGCGGCTTTACGACCTTTTCGACATTCATGGCAGACGCGTTTATCCTGATTAAAAATCGGCAGTGGTCAATGGCGATCTTTTATTATGTTGGCACGGTGGTAGCGGGGATGGTAGCGGTGGTTGTGGGGATGATGACTTCAGGGATACTTTTTGCCTAA
- a CDS encoding fluoride efflux transporter FluC has protein sequence MHHREKIHVSWLLAVFAGGFIGGILRYVISGVTHDGTTMMGTTIVNLIGSFLLAFTTYGLDMKFDLPEWLLLALGTGVIGGFTTFSTLMLDFATLAPRHAIYATLLLMLNLLGGLLAATAGFLASKLVGRRDKKQW, from the coding sequence ATGCATCATCGTGAAAAAATACATGTTAGTTGGTTGTTGGCCGTCTTTGCTGGCGGTTTTATTGGTGGCATTTTGCGATATGTCATCAGTGGCGTGACCCACGATGGCACAACCATGATGGGGACAACCATTGTGAACTTAATCGGCAGCTTTTTACTGGCCTTCACCACTTATGGATTGGATATGAAATTCGATCTGCCCGAATGGCTGTTGCTTGCCCTCGGGACAGGTGTCATCGGTGGTTTCACGACATTCTCCACGCTCATGCTGGACTTTGCGACCTTGGCACCAAGGCATGCGATTTATGCCACACTACTGTTGATGCTCAATCTGCTGGGTGGGCTGCTAGCAGCAACAGCCGGATTCTTGGCCTCGAAACTCGTTGGAAGAAGGGACAAAAAACAATGGTGA